The Fusobacterium perfoetens genome has a segment encoding these proteins:
- a CDS encoding toxin-antitoxin system YwqK family antitoxin, translating into MANQYNANGKKEGLWVKYYESGAVKEEKNYVNGVREGEYKCYYPNGNIETKKHYKNGNLHGLYETFLSNGARDTVYHLINGEIIGRYEAFYPNGQTKKLVEHVNNWTTTTNIKFYPDGKVQCDLNYKDGKLFGPYKEYYPNGQIYISANYTDGGILEGPYKEYDESGNVVKDCVYKNGKVEE; encoded by the coding sequence ATGGCCAATCAATACAATGCAAATGGAAAAAAAGAAGGTTTATGGGTTAAGTATTATGAAAGCGGGGCTGTAAAAGAAGAAAAAAATTATGTCAATGGGGTGAGAGAAGGAGAGTACAAATGTTACTATCCTAACGGAAATATAGAAACAAAAAAACATTATAAAAATGGAAATCTTCATGGATTATATGAAACTTTCCTTTCTAATGGAGCAAGAGACACTGTTTATCATCTGATTAATGGTGAAATCATAGGAAGATATGAAGCTTTCTATCCTAATGGACAAACTAAAAAATTAGTAGAACATGTTAATAACTGGACTACTACTACAAATATAAAATTTTATCCTGATGGAAAAGTTCAATGTGACTTAAACTATAAAGATGGAAAACTATTTGGTCCATATAAAGAATATTATCCTAATGGGCAGATATATATAAGTGCAAATTACACTGATGGGGGAATACTTGAAGGTCCATATAAAGAATATGATGAAAGTGGAAATGTTGTAAAAGATTGTGTCTATAAAAATGGAAAAGTTGAAGAGTAG
- a CDS encoding YbaK/EbsC family protein yields MSLESVKNYFKENNLPLEVTETKEITDTVANAAKAFGIEEDEIAKTMGFQLKNGDCILILTKGTARIDNQKFKGFFHEKAVMIKDITEVTSHEPGGLCPFGLKKPLKVYLDKTLKEFEIVYPAGGTPHSAVKISVELLEKITQGEWIDICK; encoded by the coding sequence ATGAGCCTTGAAAGTGTTAAAAATTATTTTAAAGAAAATAATCTGCCATTAGAAGTGACAGAAACAAAAGAAATTACAGATACTGTTGCAAATGCAGCTAAAGCATTTGGAATAGAGGAAGATGAAATTGCAAAAACTATGGGATTTCAGCTTAAAAATGGTGATTGTATATTAATTCTTACAAAAGGAACTGCAAGAATTGATAATCAAAAATTTAAAGGTTTTTTCCATGAAAAAGCTGTCATGATAAAAGATATTACTGAAGTAACAAGCCATGAACCAGGAGGATTATGTCCTTTTGGGCTTAAAAAGCCTCTTAAGGTTTATCTTGATAAAACTCTTAAAGAATTTGAGATTGTTTATCCTGCTGGAGGAACTCCACATTCTGCTGTAAAAATTTCAGTGGAACTTCTTGAAAAAATTACACAAGGAGAATGGATAGATATTTGCAAATAA
- a CDS encoding MFS transporter yields the protein MNSSSLRRSLIALAFGTLGLGIAEFVMMGILPDTAVSLGVSIPTAGHFISAYALGVCFGACMLLILRKYPMKNSLLFLVSLMMVGNIGAALAQSYHFMLVARFISGLPHGAYFGVASIVASKLAQKGRESEAVSIMIAGMTIANLFGVPLGTLLSTFLSWRIIFCLVVIWCILTLYSIKKYVPYIPPLPDTGFMGQFKFLKYPAPWLLLGATMFGNGGAFAWYSYVTPMLIQVSGFKAEIITGIMVLAGAGMVTGNLVGGKLSTRFYPGKVGAGFQGVMALSLFLIFFLAQYKIPAVFLMCAVTFCLFAVSSPQQFLIIKFSQGGEMLGAAGIQIAFNMGNALGAYLGGIPIAHGMEIQYSALVGTCSAAMGFIIFSFFNHLYQDKNI from the coding sequence ATGAACAGCAGCAGTTTAAGGAGAAGTCTTATTGCTCTTGCTTTTGGAACTTTGGGACTTGGGATTGCAGAATTTGTAATGATGGGAATACTTCCAGATACAGCAGTTTCATTGGGAGTTTCTATTCCTACAGCAGGACATTTTATTTCAGCATATGCTCTTGGAGTATGTTTTGGAGCATGTATGTTACTTATACTTCGTAAGTATCCTATGAAAAATTCTTTACTTTTTCTAGTTTCGCTTATGATGGTTGGTAATATAGGAGCAGCTTTAGCTCAAAGTTATCATTTTATGCTTGTAGCTCGTTTTATATCTGGTTTACCTCATGGAGCATATTTTGGAGTGGCATCTATTGTTGCATCAAAGCTTGCCCAAAAAGGAAGAGAGTCTGAAGCAGTGTCAATTATGATAGCAGGAATGACAATAGCAAATCTTTTTGGAGTCCCTTTAGGAACTCTTTTAAGTACTTTTCTTTCTTGGAGAATTATTTTTTGTTTGGTTGTTATATGGTGTATCCTTACTTTATATTCAATAAAAAAATATGTTCCTTACATACCACCTCTTCCAGACACAGGATTCATGGGGCAATTTAAATTTTTAAAATATCCAGCACCATGGCTTTTACTTGGAGCTACAATGTTTGGAAATGGAGGAGCTTTTGCATGGTACAGTTATGTTACTCCTATGCTTATACAAGTATCAGGATTTAAGGCTGAAATTATAACAGGAATAATGGTTTTAGCAGGAGCAGGAATGGTAACAGGAAATCTTGTTGGTGGAAAATTAAGCACCCGTTTTTATCCTGGAAAAGTAGGAGCAGGATTTCAAGGAGTTATGGCTCTTTCATTATTCTTAATATTTTTTCTTGCACAATATAAGATACCTGCAGTATTTTTAATGTGTGCTGTTACTTTTTGCTTATTTGCTGTAAGCAGTCCTCAGCAATTTTTAATCATTAAATTTTCTCAAGGAGGAGAAATGCTTGGAGCTGCTGGAATTCAAATTGCATTTAATATGGGAAATGCTCTTGGAGCATATCTTGGAGGTATTCCTATAGCACATGGAATGGAAATTCAATATTCTGCTCTTGTAGGAACATGTTCTGCAGCTATGGGATTTATAATTTTTTCTTTTTTTAATCACTTATACCAAGATAAAAATATATAA
- the nfo gene encoding deoxyribonuclease IV has translation MINIENKINKFIGAHVSTQGGVSKAFENAENIGARAFALFTKNQRRWDSKPLEEGEIKKFKEFMEKSGISPEYILPHNSYLHNLGNGDNEKREKSLNAFIDEMERCRQLGLKYLNMHPGSHLNEISQEECIRLIANSINEAHKKVSDIVVVLETTAGQGSNIGSKFEEIAEIINLIEDKDRIGVCIDTCHTLAAGYELKDEEGYEKTMNDFEKIIGFKYLKGVHLNDSKFDTGSKKDRHDSIGKGVLGEEFFIRFMNDKRFDNIPIILETIDETIWKQEIEYLYNLIK, from the coding sequence GTGATTAATATAGAAAATAAAATAAATAAATTTATTGGAGCTCATGTAAGTACTCAAGGAGGAGTTTCAAAGGCTTTTGAAAATGCAGAAAATATAGGAGCAAGAGCTTTTGCTCTTTTTACCAAAAATCAAAGAAGATGGGATTCAAAACCTTTAGAAGAGGGAGAAATAAAAAAATTTAAAGAATTTATGGAAAAGTCAGGAATATCTCCTGAATATATTCTTCCTCATAATAGTTATCTTCATAATCTTGGAAATGGAGACAATGAAAAAAGAGAAAAATCTTTAAATGCTTTTATAGATGAAATGGAAAGATGCAGACAGCTTGGTCTTAAATATCTTAATATGCATCCAGGAAGTCATCTTAATGAAATTTCACAGGAAGAATGTATAAGACTTATTGCTAATTCAATAAATGAGGCTCATAAAAAAGTTTCCGATATTGTTGTTGTCTTAGAAACAACAGCTGGGCAAGGAAGTAATATAGGAAGTAAATTTGAAGAAATTGCTGAAATTATAAATCTTATTGAAGATAAAGATAGAATAGGAGTATGTATAGATACTTGCCATACTCTTGCTGCAGGATATGAACTTAAAGATGAAGAGGGATATGAAAAAACTATGAACGATTTTGAAAAAATTATAGGTTTTAAATATCTTAAAGGAGTTCATTTAAATGACAGTAAATTTGATACAGGTTCTAAAAAAGATAGGCATGATAGTATAGGAAAAGGTGTTTTAGGAGAAGAATTTTTTATAAGATTTATGAATGATAAAAGATTTGATAATATTCCTATTATTCTTGAAACTATTGATGAAACTATTTGGAAACAGGAGATAGAATATTTATATAATCTTATTAAATAA
- a CDS encoding TrmH family RNA methyltransferase: protein MIYIDSKENNTFKKIKKYRTKKYRDKEKRFIAEGIKFLDFDTVPEYILIDEGFLCDKTTSEKIKKFSESIIITLSQTLFSQLSSQENSQGIILVYRYEENYINMIEDNIIVLDRVGDPGNLGTIIRTADAAGYRDIVLTKGSVDCYNEKTVRSTMGSIFNVRLYYIEEEVLLNFLKEKEYKIISTILSDDCIPYTEMKLGEKNAVVFGNEGSGIGENIVNNSDEKVIIPIYGTAESLNVAMACGIIMYKCRELENLK, encoded by the coding sequence ATGATTTATATAGATAGTAAAGAAAATAATACTTTTAAAAAGATAAAAAAATATAGAACTAAAAAATATAGAGATAAAGAAAAAAGATTTATAGCAGAGGGAATAAAATTTTTAGATTTTGACACTGTTCCTGAATATATTTTAATAGATGAAGGATTTTTATGTGATAAGACAACATCTGAAAAAATTAAAAAATTTTCTGAAAGTATAATTATTACTCTTTCACAAACTCTTTTTTCCCAGCTTAGCTCTCAGGAAAATTCTCAAGGTATAATTTTAGTATATAGATATGAAGAAAATTATATAAATATGATAGAAGATAATATAATTGTTCTTGACAGAGTTGGAGATCCTGGAAATTTAGGTACAATAATAAGAACAGCAGATGCAGCAGGATACAGAGATATAGTTCTTACTAAAGGAAGTGTTGACTGCTACAATGAAAAAACAGTAAGAAGTACAATGGGATCAATATTTAATGTAAGATTATACTATATAGAAGAAGAAGTACTTCTAAATTTTCTTAAAGAAAAAGAATACAAAATAATTTCAACAATTTTAAGTGATGATTGTATTCCATATACAGAAATGAAACTAGGAGAGAAAAATGCAGTTGTTTTTGGAAATGAAGGAAGTGGAATAGGTGAAAATATAGTAAATAACTCTGATGAAAAAGTAATAATTCCTATTTATGGAACAGCAGAATCTTTAAATGTTGCAATGGCCTGTGGAATTATAATGTATAAATGCAGAGAACTTGAAAATTTAAAATAG
- the rd gene encoding rubredoxin, with translation MKKWICGPCGYEYDPAVGDPDNGIAPGTAFEDLPADWVCPLCGVGKEEFTEE, from the coding sequence ATGAAAAAATGGATATGTGGACCTTGTGGTTATGAATATGATCCAGCTGTAGGAGATCCTGATAACGGAATCGCTCCAGGAACAGCTTTTGAAGATTTACCAGCTGATTGGGTATGCCCATTATGTGGTGTAGGTAAAGAAGAATTTACTGAAGAATAA
- a CDS encoding extracellular solute-binding protein, whose translation MKKFKMKNMLKKCFITSVLAFAFIGCGSEKEGETAPKLDYSNAVYIYSWAEYIPPEVFEKFEKETGIKVIEDIYSTNEEMFTKLKAGAVGYDIVVPSPDYAEIMMNENMLAKIDKNKISTYENIDKRVLKKLEGFDKGNNYAVPYTMSATIIAVNTEKVPDYPRDYSIYDREDLKGRMTLLDDMKEVLIAGLGMEGYPQDTDSEEAMKKAAERIIGWKNNIAKFDSESFGKNFASEDFWVVQGYAENIYMELSDEQIEHTDFVVPQKGGSASIDSFVILESSKNKENAHKFIEFIHKPEIYALVADYLMLPSINVPAVEYMEEEPLFTLEDLDKAELLKDTTPTLELQNKYWEEIKMHN comes from the coding sequence ATGAAAAAATTTAAGATGAAAAATATGTTAAAAAAATGTTTTATAACTTCTGTTCTTGCTTTTGCATTTATTGGATGTGGAAGTGAAAAAGAAGGAGAAACTGCACCTAAATTAGATTATAGTAATGCAGTGTATATTTACTCATGGGCAGAATATATTCCCCCTGAAGTTTTTGAAAAATTTGAAAAAGAAACAGGAATAAAAGTTATAGAAGATATTTATTCCACAAATGAGGAAATGTTTACAAAATTAAAAGCTGGGGCAGTAGGATATGATATAGTAGTTCCTTCTCCAGATTATGCAGAAATAATGATGAATGAAAATATGCTTGCAAAAATAGATAAAAATAAAATTTCAACATATGAAAATATAGATAAAAGAGTTCTTAAAAAGCTTGAAGGATTTGATAAAGGAAATAACTATGCTGTTCCATACACTATGAGTGCTACAATAATAGCTGTAAATACAGAAAAAGTACCTGACTATCCAAGAGATTACAGTATCTATGACAGAGAGGATCTTAAAGGAAGAATGACACTTCTTGATGATATGAAGGAAGTTCTAATAGCAGGACTTGGAATGGAAGGTTATCCACAGGATACTGACAGTGAAGAGGCAATGAAAAAAGCAGCTGAAAGAATTATAGGCTGGAAAAATAATATTGCAAAATTTGATTCTGAATCTTTTGGAAAAAATTTTGCCAGTGAAGATTTCTGGGTAGTTCAAGGATATGCTGAAAATATATATATGGAACTTTCTGATGAACAGATAGAACATACTGATTTCGTTGTTCCTCAAAAAGGAGGATCAGCTTCAATAGATTCCTTTGTTATTCTTGAATCTTCTAAAAATAAAGAGAATGCACATAAATTTATAGAATTTATCCACAAACCTGAAATTTATGCTCTTGTTGCAGATTATCTAATGCTTCCTTCTATAAATGTTCCTGCTGTAGAGTATATGGAAGAAGAACCTTTGTTCACTCTTGAAGATTTAGATAAAGCTGAACTTTTAAAAGATACAACTCCGACACTTGAACTTCAGAACAAATACTGGGAAGAAATTAAAATGCATAACTGA
- a CDS encoding sodium/glutamate symporter yields the protein MTTVFIYSIGLLSVFLLIGVALRAKIKILQNLFLPASVIGGFLLLMLPLPKEYINIYSKIPGTLIVPIVASIPLGLSVSNNKDRLKTVLPHGLIMMGVTMGQIGVGIISYLIFKNIIPNLYPIFGAELEFAFAGGHGTIGMLSNMLKDRNLPYWDISQGVGSAVATFGLVGGILFGMLIINIGARKKVCRYIEKPENIPEALKTGYEKDISRQNSIGRETTLSTSVDTLGFHSALILSVTALSYIVFNFVKAHKIIYLRSIAVWTYAVFIMFIVWYVMCKLNLKHLVDSKVKSKLSGMLTEYAIIAAIASMPVKVIAQYIIPIIFVSLMGFLVTFIYIFVFSKLFIREDWFEHGIISFGMNTGIFITGLLLLRVTDPELKSSAFADHTLCYAMTSWSFVLIGILLDIWISKGAVTALITSLVLLILFTIFLPFAAGKKLKA from the coding sequence ATGACAACAGTTTTTATTTACAGTATAGGTCTTTTAAGTGTGTTCTTGCTTATAGGAGTAGCTTTAAGAGCAAAAATAAAAATATTACAGAATTTATTTCTTCCAGCTTCTGTAATAGGTGGATTTCTTCTTCTTATGCTCCCTCTTCCCAAAGAATATATAAATATTTATTCAAAAATTCCAGGAACTCTTATTGTTCCTATTGTAGCTTCAATTCCTTTAGGGCTTTCTGTCTCAAATAATAAGGATAGACTAAAAACAGTTCTTCCTCATGGACTTATTATGATGGGAGTAACTATGGGACAAATAGGTGTAGGAATAATTTCTTATTTGATTTTTAAAAATATAATTCCAAATCTTTATCCAATCTTTGGAGCAGAACTTGAATTTGCTTTTGCTGGAGGACATGGAACAATAGGAATGCTTTCAAATATGTTAAAAGACAGAAATCTTCCTTATTGGGATATATCACAAGGAGTAGGTTCAGCAGTTGCAACTTTTGGACTTGTGGGAGGAATACTTTTTGGAATGCTTATTATAAATATAGGTGCAAGAAAAAAGGTGTGCAGATATATTGAAAAACCAGAAAATATTCCTGAAGCTTTAAAAACAGGTTATGAAAAAGATATATCAAGACAGAATTCTATAGGAAGAGAGACAACACTATCCACATCAGTTGATACATTAGGATTTCATTCAGCTCTTATATTAAGTGTAACAGCTCTTTCATACATTGTTTTTAATTTTGTAAAAGCACATAAAATTATATATTTAAGAAGTATAGCTGTATGGACATATGCTGTATTTATTATGTTTATTGTCTGGTATGTAATGTGTAAATTAAATTTAAAACATTTAGTTGACAGTAAAGTAAAATCAAAGCTTTCTGGAATGCTTACTGAATATGCAATTATTGCAGCTATAGCAAGTATGCCTGTAAAAGTTATAGCACAATATATTATTCCTATAATTTTTGTTTCTTTGATGGGCTTTCTTGTTACATTTATATATATTTTTGTTTTTAGTAAATTATTTATAAGAGAAGATTGGTTTGAACATGGAATTATAAGTTTTGGAATGAATACAGGAATTTTTATAACAGGACTTCTTCTTTTAAGAGTTACAGATCCTGAACTTAAAAGCTCAGCTTTTGCAGATCATACTTTATGTTATGCAATGACTTCTTGGAGCTTTGTGCTTATAGGAATTCTTCTTGATATATGGATTTCAAAAGGAGCAGTAACAGCTCTTATAACATCTTTAGTACTTCTTATTCTGTTTACAATTTTTCTTCCTTTTGCAGCAGGGAAAAAGCTGAAAGCTTGA